A stretch of Calditrichota bacterium DNA encodes these proteins:
- a CDS encoding T9SS type A sorting domain-containing protein translates to MFFFLLIAQQLFSQAYIVPDLQRDDFNSDKTWWIFQNHGGELDPTSMGGYLYAVLSDPEGDGDLLPGTGFDGMHNVGIMTADQRPIYGKDDYMIVTIRVKTLNALPVGSRGWGFWKSEGVPININQAVWFMEQTAHLDSSWAAEETWWKARTHRTVLPSYDFSIDLDDGSPHNIDNTQWHTYKVIRDGRNSYEQYIDGVLIQSKAPADWPDSGILNEDYSFNCWNDNLVYRFTTNPISGNDTIKVTSNNWTGNSEFVVDFIEIKKGDYKADSSYAPVGARLLREVINEIDDGISDGAFKGPYNFTVPAGGAKVVIIASGKAEELDSYDTDDDIKMILDAKDFGFNSARSWNGDVDQSALKTIVIDTTLSAGSHSLSFETEKTPILYDATVVGSNGGYLVLNQTVDASAPAASNNFEWQTFNFNADAGEVVIYVSGSADEEPGWKHQTAFIDSTDDDELRIELDGYDFGWEVDSSSFVGNTLFGDFKTICIRRDVATTGSHTLKLFANESPYVHKVLVFAKNGDSSLPVELSSFSANRVNGSNVISWVVQSELENAGFNILRAVNNEHQSPEMDSFVKVNEDLILGRGNASTKKTYSFTDNFDPKNQKVWYIIQDVSYAGKVENHGPVLLAQDVLPGRFELKQNYPNPFNPSTFIPFVIPENAKVKIDIFDINGRLIKTLVNAEFNTGEHSVVWDGKGNTSNSVSSGIYYYRLQSKSFTTIKKMTLIH, encoded by the coding sequence ATCTTCTTTTTCCTACTTATAGCACAGCAATTATTTTCTCAAGCTTATATCGTTCCCGATCTTCAAAGAGATGATTTCAACTCTGATAAAACCTGGTGGATTTTTCAAAACCATGGTGGAGAATTGGATCCTACTTCAATGGGAGGATATTTATATGCTGTTTTATCTGATCCTGAAGGTGATGGAGATTTATTACCCGGAACGGGTTTTGATGGAATGCATAATGTGGGCATAATGACTGCTGACCAACGTCCCATTTATGGCAAAGATGATTATATGATTGTGACAATTCGCGTGAAAACATTGAATGCTTTGCCTGTAGGTTCACGGGGATGGGGATTTTGGAAATCAGAAGGGGTACCAATAAATATAAATCAGGCGGTTTGGTTTATGGAACAAACTGCACACCTGGATTCATCCTGGGCAGCTGAAGAAACATGGTGGAAAGCACGAACACACAGAACTGTCCTACCTTCATATGATTTTAGTATAGATCTTGATGATGGTTCACCACATAATATTGACAATACGCAATGGCATACCTACAAAGTTATTCGGGACGGCCGGAATTCTTATGAGCAATATATTGATGGGGTTCTCATTCAAAGCAAGGCGCCGGCAGATTGGCCTGATAGCGGGATATTGAATGAAGATTATTCGTTTAACTGTTGGAATGATAATCTGGTATATCGCTTTACAACAAATCCAATTTCAGGGAATGATACAATAAAGGTTACATCAAATAACTGGACCGGGAATAGTGAGTTTGTTGTTGATTTTATTGAAATTAAAAAAGGTGATTATAAAGCTGATTCTTCTTATGCCCCGGTTGGTGCGCGTTTATTGCGCGAAGTAATAAATGAAATCGATGATGGAATTTCAGATGGTGCATTTAAAGGGCCTTATAATTTTACTGTTCCGGCAGGTGGTGCAAAAGTTGTAATTATTGCATCCGGTAAAGCAGAAGAGCTTGATAGCTACGATACCGATGATGATATAAAAATGATTCTGGATGCCAAGGATTTTGGTTTTAATTCTGCCCGAAGCTGGAATGGCGATGTTGATCAAAGCGCTCTGAAGACAATTGTAATTGATACAACACTTTCAGCCGGGTCACATTCTCTTTCTTTTGAAACCGAAAAAACACCTATTTTATATGATGCGACTGTTGTTGGTAGTAATGGAGGTTATCTTGTTTTAAACCAGACAGTAGATGCAAGCGCGCCGGCAGCAAGCAACAATTTTGAATGGCAAACTTTTAACTTCAATGCAGATGCGGGTGAAGTTGTAATCTATGTTAGTGGCAGCGCAGATGAAGAACCGGGCTGGAAACATCAGACTGCATTTATTGACAGCACGGATGATGATGAATTGCGGATTGAATTGGATGGCTATGATTTTGGATGGGAAGTTGACAGTTCATCATTTGTCGGGAACACTCTTTTTGGAGACTTTAAAACAATTTGCATCCGTCGCGATGTGGCAACAACTGGTTCTCACACTTTAAAACTATTTGCGAACGAATCTCCTTATGTACATAAAGTTTTGGTTTTTGCAAAAAATGGAGACAGTTCTTTACCGGTAGAATTATCATCTTTTTCTGCTAACAGGGTAAATGGAAGTAATGTGATTAGTTGGGTTGTTCAATCTGAGCTTGAAAATGCCGGGTTTAATATTTTGCGGGCTGTAAATAATGAACATCAATCTCCTGAAATGGATAGTTTTGTTAAAGTAAATGAAGATTTAATACTTGGGCGCGGAAACGCTTCCACTAAAAAAACATATTCATTCACAGATAATTTTGATCCAAAGAACCAGAAGGTTTGGTATATAATTCAAGATGTTTCTTATGCAGGAAAAGTTGAAAATCATGGTCCTGTTTTATTGGCACAGGATGTCCTGCCGGGACGATTTGAGTTGAAACAAAACTATCCTAATCCATTTAATCCATCAACATTTATCCCGTTCGTAATACCGGAAAATGCAAAAGTAAAAATCGATATTTTTGACATAAATGGAAGACTTATAAAAACATTGGTTAATGCCGAGTTTAACACTGGTGAACATTCGGTTGTCTGGGATGGAAAAGGTAATACCAGCAATTCTGTCTCCAGTGGAATTTATTATTATCGCCTGCAAAGCAAGAGTTTTACTACTATTAAAAAGATGACTTTAATCCACTAA
- a CDS encoding methyltransferase domain-containing protein — translation MNKEANIDKQHYFDRKYLKKERMYSFVEQIEIVKKFVDEKDSILEIGKGNGFVSAFLHDYLGYETVKTVDINDDLKPDYVDDIIAPRQLKENSFDVITCYEVLEHMPFEKSILAVQNMVKIARKYVLISVPDMRYFISLRGTIFGTLPIMLGKLFSTRRFRNPNKKFGDDHFWEVGLETDKVKFSAEHVRDNLFKNMNVVVDQRDIAVPWHHYYVIKINE, via the coding sequence ATGAATAAAGAAGCCAACATAGACAAGCAACATTATTTTGATAGAAAATATCTCAAAAAAGAACGCATGTATTCTTTTGTGGAGCAAATTGAAATTGTAAAGAAATTCGTTGATGAAAAAGATTCTATCCTTGAAATTGGAAAAGGAAACGGGTTTGTCAGTGCGTTTTTACATGATTACCTTGGATATGAGACCGTGAAAACAGTTGATATAAATGATGATCTCAAACCAGATTATGTAGATGATATAATCGCACCGAGGCAACTGAAAGAAAATAGTTTTGATGTGATAACCTGTTACGAAGTTTTAGAGCACATGCCTTTTGAAAAATCTATTCTGGCCGTGCAAAATATGGTAAAAATCGCCCGTAAATATGTGCTGATTTCAGTTCCGGATATGCGTTATTTTATTTCACTTCGCGGGACAATATTTGGCACTTTGCCCATTATGCTCGGAAAACTTTTTTCAACCAGACGTTTTCGAAATCCCAATAAAAAATTTGGAGATGATCATTTTTGGGAAGTTGGTTTGGAGACGGATAAAGTAAAATTTAGTGCTGAACATGTAAGAGATAATTTATTTAAGAATATGAATGTAGTGGTTGATCAGCGGGATATTGCAGTTCCCTGGCACCATTATTATGTTATTAAAATAAACGAATAG
- a CDS encoding lipopolysaccharide biosynthesis protein gives MPTQKKENYQDIQDKSSKGIKWVGIAEIFIRFFQYGTTIVLARILTPEDFGVIGIALIFTQLAYVLFDFGFSSALIQKKDIRETHYSTTFLIYLVSAALYIILVLLFAPAIAAFFELPVLGQILQTLTIIFLLYALNAMPRIRLQKEMRFKRFGSLQIISVFFYGVVTIGCALYGFGLWSFVCGIIAEQLVLTLLLNLFAWWKPHFTFDKAAFKELMNFGSNVLGTRVIAYLNANAPNFIIGKVLGASALGYYSIAYQLVEFPVQRISKNVLRVMFPAFSKLQDNHQDFRNLYGTTVYHLLLILMPVFVGLILIAPFLVELLYGEKWLPAVLPLQLLSAAGFFRSIWATTSVVFLSKGKPQIELKINMTFSLILIPVLIFASAFGLVEIAASVSLVTWIFLLIAQYKALNLIEMKWYNLIKAYFLPAIGVTSFTAIILVFNHFGLNGFTKLNQLIITIATSMLVYILLILKFDRNIVKKLVKFIGAR, from the coding sequence ATGCCAACTCAAAAAAAAGAAAATTATCAGGATATCCAGGATAAATCTTCCAAAGGGATAAAATGGGTCGGGATTGCTGAAATCTTTATCCGTTTTTTTCAATATGGAACTACCATTGTCCTCGCCCGCATATTAACCCCGGAAGACTTTGGAGTTATTGGGATAGCGCTAATATTTACACAGCTGGCCTATGTCCTATTTGATTTTGGTTTTAGCTCAGCTTTAATCCAGAAAAAAGATATCCGTGAAACACACTATTCAACAACGTTTTTAATATACCTTGTTTCCGCTGCACTTTATATTATTCTGGTTCTTTTATTTGCTCCCGCAATCGCAGCTTTTTTTGAGTTACCCGTACTGGGACAAATTCTTCAAACTTTGACAATTATTTTTCTGTTATATGCATTAAATGCAATGCCCCGTATCCGTTTGCAAAAAGAAATGCGCTTTAAAAGGTTTGGATCTTTGCAGATTATTTCTGTCTTTTTTTATGGTGTCGTTACCATTGGCTGTGCATTATACGGTTTTGGTCTTTGGAGTTTTGTTTGCGGAATTATAGCTGAACAGCTCGTTCTTACTTTGTTATTAAACCTTTTTGCCTGGTGGAAACCTCACTTCACTTTTGATAAAGCAGCATTTAAAGAATTAATGAATTTTGGATCAAATGTTTTGGGAACAAGAGTAATTGCCTATTTAAATGCCAATGCACCTAACTTTATTATTGGCAAAGTTTTAGGTGCCTCTGCTTTGGGCTATTACAGTATTGCATATCAACTCGTAGAGTTTCCGGTACAGCGAATATCCAAGAATGTTTTACGGGTAATGTTTCCTGCTTTTTCAAAACTACAGGATAACCATCAGGATTTCAGGAATTTATATGGGACCACTGTTTATCATCTGTTATTGATTTTAATGCCAGTCTTTGTCGGTTTAATTTTAATCGCCCCATTTTTAGTTGAATTATTATATGGTGAGAAATGGCTTCCAGCTGTACTTCCCTTACAACTTCTTTCTGCAGCAGGATTTTTCAGATCAATCTGGGCAACAACAAGTGTTGTGTTTTTATCAAAAGGGAAACCTCAAATAGAACTAAAAATAAATATGACATTTTCACTTATTTTGATTCCGGTTCTTATTTTTGCGTCTGCTTTTGGATTGGTAGAAATAGCTGCTTCTGTATCTTTGGTTACTTGGATTTTCCTGTTAATAGCACAGTATAAAGCTTTAAACCTGATTGAGATGAAATGGTATAATCTGATAAAAGCATATTTCCTGCCAGCTATTGGCGTGACCAGTTTCACGGCAATCATCCTTGTTTTTAACCATTTTGGGTTAAATGGTTTTACAAAACTAAACCAATTGATAATCACAATTGCTACAAGTATGCTGGTTTACATATTACTTATATTGAAGTTTGACCGAAACATAGTTAAGAAACTTGTAAAATTTATAGGTGCCCGTTAG
- a CDS encoding polyprenyl synthetase family protein → MSEKINTFLEEIKRMVDTEIESALVNNEPLIDGLYKSAAYSAGGGKRVRAVFTNLVGNMFGIKKEAMHKTACAVELIHAASLIMDDLPYMDDSQLRRGKPSNHVVFGQDVALCASIALLSKAVDLVLMDEKIDLETRNKISQILTQSYGFEGLAAGQFVDLKLKRKNIDFNIVEFINAKKTAALFTAAGKAGALIGKASTEQIKAIEDFSENIGFAFQIVDDILDVVGETNVVGKDLEHDKMNFVMLVGKEEAEKQAKEYTEKALRALDIFGDKANELKALSDFLIKRVS, encoded by the coding sequence ATGAGTGAAAAAATAAATACTTTTTTAGAAGAAATAAAACGTATGGTTGATACGGAAATTGAAAGTGCTTTAGTAAACAATGAACCATTGATTGATGGTTTATATAAATCCGCTGCATATTCTGCTGGTGGTGGAAAACGGGTAAGAGCGGTTTTTACAAATCTTGTTGGCAATATGTTTGGTATAAAAAAAGAAGCAATGCACAAAACGGCCTGCGCTGTGGAATTGATTCATGCCGCCTCGTTGATTATGGATGACCTGCCATATATGGATGATTCTCAGCTCCGAAGAGGAAAGCCATCAAACCATGTGGTTTTTGGACAAGATGTGGCGCTGTGTGCAAGTATTGCGTTGCTTTCTAAAGCTGTAGATTTGGTATTAATGGATGAAAAAATTGACCTTGAAACTAGAAACAAGATTTCGCAAATCTTAACACAGTCTTATGGATTTGAAGGATTGGCAGCCGGACAATTTGTTGATTTAAAGCTAAAACGTAAAAATATAGATTTTAATATTGTTGAGTTTATAAACGCAAAGAAAACAGCTGCACTTTTTACAGCAGCCGGAAAAGCAGGAGCTTTGATTGGTAAAGCTTCTACTGAACAGATTAAAGCTATTGAAGATTTTTCTGAAAACATTGGTTTTGCTTTTCAAATTGTAGATGATATTCTGGATGTTGTCGGCGAAACAAATGTTGTTGGTAAAGATCTTGAACATGATAAAATGAATTTTGTGATGCTTGTTGGAAAAGAAGAAGCAGAAAAACAGGCTAAAGAGTACACTGAAAAAGCTTTAAGAGCACTTGATATTTTTGGGGACAAAGCCAACGAGCTTAAAGCCTTGAGCGATTTTTTAATTAAACGGGTCAGCTAA
- a CDS encoding UbiA family prenyltransferase translates to MWTFIKKYLGWRNWAVLTYNSIFENLFVVFYIGLRTFNYSDQFMLDIFIFLLFSIFSTTYGYLINDYADIDLDREHGKSNTFEDDSKPKAILVSLLFLVLSIFAGMHFTSNQNFALLWLFWIVITTFYSLPPIRLKERGKVGLLFVVFAQRLIPILLVFTAFNFSFGWELLFLAVYVFFRGASSDINHQLEDYENDIATGTSTYTVGQGKKKVETILRFSLEAEKILLLGIVLYFLTSLFYLEFLPFLALIGTAVLYIGMYFYSFTLIFSKNKIDVNPFKPSGSSIFQFLHHSFPSVIFAISLNMILIYYNWKFVTIFIVLGMLRGVFSPTMIKNSFIFKFFTKVVKRG, encoded by the coding sequence ATGTGGACATTTATTAAAAAATATCTTGGCTGGCGAAATTGGGCTGTTTTAACGTACAATTCAATTTTTGAAAACCTTTTTGTTGTTTTTTACATTGGCTTACGCACATTTAATTACAGCGATCAGTTCATGTTGGATATATTCATTTTCCTTTTGTTCAGCATTTTTTCTACAACCTACGGATATTTAATTAACGACTATGCAGATATCGACCTGGATCGGGAGCATGGTAAAAGTAATACCTTCGAAGATGATTCTAAACCCAAAGCTATCCTGGTCAGTTTGTTATTTTTGGTCCTAAGTATTTTTGCAGGGATGCATTTTACAAGTAATCAAAATTTTGCTCTTCTTTGGCTATTCTGGATAGTGATTACAACTTTTTACAGTCTACCGCCTATTCGTTTAAAAGAGCGGGGTAAAGTCGGTTTACTATTTGTCGTATTTGCTCAAAGGCTAATTCCAATCCTGCTTGTATTTACTGCATTTAATTTTTCTTTTGGATGGGAGCTTTTATTTCTTGCAGTTTATGTTTTTTTCCGCGGGGCTTCATCCGATATAAATCATCAGCTTGAAGATTATGAAAATGATATTGCTACGGGAACATCAACCTATACAGTTGGTCAGGGAAAAAAAAAAGTTGAAACAATTTTGCGATTTTCCCTGGAAGCAGAAAAAATTCTTCTTTTAGGCATAGTTTTATATTTTCTCACAAGTTTGTTCTATTTAGAATTTCTACCTTTCCTGGCATTAATTGGAACAGCAGTTTTATATATAGGAATGTACTTTTACAGCTTTACTCTGATATTTAGTAAGAACAAGATTGATGTTAATCCCTTTAAACCATCGGGAAGCAGTATATTTCAATTTCTTCATCATTCGTTTCCTAGTGTGATTTTTGCCATATCCTTAAACATGATCTTGATATATTATAATTGGAAATTCGTAACAATCTTTATAGTTTTGGGCATGTTACGAGGGGTCTTTTCCCCAACAATGATTAAGAATAGTTTTATCTTTAAATTTTTTACCAAGGTGGTGAAGCGTGGCTAA
- a CDS encoding lipopolysaccharide biosynthesis protein, with translation MKTDLAKKTKLGIIWNAMNIVVNKFFRLISGIILARLLFPEDFGLYGLALIIIRFSRRLTNMGFASVIVQRKDISKNEIDTIFTASFAINLIVAAALYFVAPFFAEWIDEPKVTKVIQVISLTFLAAAFSLVAGNILKRDLRFKELSISRSMRPIFNYPAAIGLALMNFGAWSLILGELIGTLAMMLAMVLYSRWVPNFYFSIASFKKVYAYGMKVSFISYLNYFTNNIDYFLISKFLGMGALGYYERAFNLMNLTRKQLGRTVNETLFSAYSKINEDRERVVKNLSKVLNYVSLVGYPVLIWLFFAAPSLIVVLYGEKWLPTVLPLQIMCASGLLNTLIMVFFPVTLAMDLTSDRLKAQIIFLFSMAVLIYFLLPYNIAGVALAIVIANTIYALLMIRLMKKNLDFKISDFFRSQKTALLYAIFQVAILTGVTRGALLYFPQESIFMFITVGVSTLVSFSLTHLIFRKSDYQNLIGEFTNMIKKKKAKSIKNAK, from the coding sequence ATGAAAACTGATTTAGCCAAAAAAACCAAACTTGGCATAATTTGGAATGCCATGAATATTGTGGTGAATAAATTTTTTCGCCTGATATCAGGAATAATTTTAGCCCGTTTATTATTTCCTGAAGATTTTGGATTGTATGGACTTGCACTAATTATAATCCGCTTTTCGCGCAGACTGACAAATATGGGATTCGCTTCTGTAATTGTACAAAGAAAAGATATCTCTAAAAACGAAATTGATACAATTTTTACAGCAAGTTTTGCAATAAACCTTATAGTAGCTGCTGCGCTTTATTTTGTTGCCCCGTTTTTTGCAGAGTGGATTGATGAGCCAAAAGTAACTAAAGTTATCCAGGTTATTTCTCTTACATTTTTAGCTGCAGCTTTTAGTTTGGTTGCAGGAAATATTTTAAAAAGAGATTTACGCTTTAAAGAGCTTTCCATAAGCCGATCAATGCGCCCGATTTTTAATTACCCGGCTGCAATTGGTTTGGCCTTAATGAATTTTGGGGCGTGGAGTTTGATTCTTGGTGAATTGATTGGGACGCTGGCCATGATGCTTGCAATGGTTTTATATTCGCGTTGGGTCCCAAATTTTTACTTTAGTATTGCTAGTTTTAAAAAAGTATATGCTTATGGAATGAAAGTCTCATTTATATCTTATTTGAATTATTTTACTAATAACATTGATTATTTCTTAATAAGTAAATTCCTTGGAATGGGCGCATTAGGTTACTATGAACGCGCATTTAATCTGATGAACCTAACCCGCAAGCAATTAGGGCGGACAGTAAATGAAACACTCTTTTCAGCCTATTCCAAAATAAATGAAGATCGTGAACGGGTTGTTAAAAATTTATCCAAAGTATTAAACTATGTTTCTCTGGTAGGTTACCCGGTTCTTATTTGGTTGTTTTTTGCTGCTCCCTCGCTAATAGTTGTTTTGTATGGCGAGAAATGGTTGCCGACTGTTTTACCTTTACAAATTATGTGTGCATCCGGATTATTGAATACACTCATTATGGTTTTTTTCCCAGTCACGTTGGCAATGGATTTAACATCTGACCGTTTGAAAGCCCAGATTATTTTTCTCTTTTCAATGGCAGTTCTTATTTACTTTTTGCTGCCATACAATATTGCCGGTGTTGCCTTAGCAATCGTTATTGCCAACACAATCTATGCGCTTCTAATGATTCGATTAATGAAGAAGAATCTGGACTTTAAGATATCAGACTTTTTTAGATCACAAAAAACGGCTCTTCTTTATGCAATATTTCAAGTAGCAATTTTAACTGGAGTAACCAGAGGAGCGTTATTGTATTTCCCACAAGAATCGATTTTTATGTTTATAACAGTTGGCGTTTCTACACTCGTTTCCTTTTCCCTTACACATCTTATCTTTAGAAAAAGTGACTATCAAAACCTAATTGGTGAATTCACAAATATGATTAAAAAGAAGAAAGCAAAATCCATAAAAAATGCCAAATAG